In a single window of the Bacillus clarus genome:
- a CDS encoding FMN-binding glutamate synthase family protein, whose amino-acid sequence MSETLLVIISILLLFMLLLIVFFIITFFIKKRTHHSILKLHPYLGRMRYLLEKIGPEFRQYWFDHDTDGKPFSRYDFQSVMFLAKYRSEVLGFGSKRDFDTSGYYIANTLFPILTDELNVNLTQERDAKKYVIHKEGLFSRREKLTADKTNLWLYEEDDAIIIGENRKYPWKLYGMFGASATSYGSIGENYILSTGFGAKMADGSWVNTGEGGVIPEHLHTGANIIAQIGPGLFGYRDEDGNFSMNEFIQKAKESNIKAFELKFGQGAKIRGGHLEGQKVNEKIAAVRKVKEGVTINSPNRFSFLNSATETLNFIQELQEKGSKPVGMKIVIGQQEPLEDLLKTMKKLNIYPDFMTIDGSEGGSGATYKSMADSMGLPLIPALLTFIDTANHYDVRDKFKVFASGKLITPDKVAIALAIGADAVNSARGFMMASGCIMALQCNSGQCPSGVATTNPHYQKALDPYEKKWRVMNYIISMRYSLFSLAAAAGVKSPRHLTREHIVFKDEMGRVVPLSKLFPVVGRKGE is encoded by the coding sequence ATGAGTGAAACGCTACTCGTTATTATTAGTATATTACTATTGTTTATGCTGCTTTTAATCGTTTTTTTTATCATTACATTTTTTATTAAAAAACGAACGCATCATTCTATATTAAAATTGCATCCGTACTTAGGGAGAATGCGTTATTTACTTGAGAAAATAGGACCAGAATTTCGGCAATATTGGTTTGATCATGATACGGATGGAAAGCCCTTTTCACGTTATGATTTTCAAAGTGTTATGTTTCTAGCAAAATATCGTTCTGAAGTACTTGGATTTGGATCGAAACGAGATTTTGATACTTCTGGATATTATATTGCTAATACACTTTTTCCAATTTTAACAGATGAATTAAACGTGAATCTCACGCAGGAACGAGATGCGAAAAAATATGTAATTCATAAAGAAGGTTTGTTTTCTAGAAGAGAAAAATTGACTGCAGATAAAACAAATCTTTGGTTATATGAAGAGGATGATGCGATTATAATCGGTGAAAACCGGAAATATCCTTGGAAATTATATGGTATGTTTGGTGCTTCAGCTACTTCTTACGGCTCAATTGGAGAGAATTATATTTTATCCACTGGATTTGGAGCAAAGATGGCAGATGGGTCATGGGTTAATACGGGAGAAGGTGGAGTAATCCCAGAACATTTACATACAGGTGCGAATATTATTGCACAAATTGGACCTGGATTATTCGGATATCGTGATGAAGATGGAAACTTTTCTATGAATGAATTTATCCAAAAAGCAAAAGAGAGTAACATTAAAGCGTTTGAATTGAAATTTGGGCAAGGTGCAAAAATACGTGGTGGTCATTTAGAAGGACAGAAAGTAAATGAGAAAATAGCTGCTGTTCGAAAAGTGAAAGAAGGAGTAACGATTAACTCACCAAATCGTTTTTCATTTTTAAACAGTGCGACAGAAACATTAAATTTCATTCAAGAGTTACAAGAAAAAGGTAGTAAACCAGTTGGGATGAAAATTGTAATTGGTCAGCAGGAGCCTTTGGAAGATTTATTAAAAACAATGAAGAAACTAAACATTTATCCAGATTTTATGACAATAGATGGTTCAGAAGGTGGCTCAGGAGCAACGTATAAATCGATGGCAGATAGTATGGGATTGCCGCTTATTCCAGCATTACTTACATTTATTGATACAGCAAATCATTATGATGTCCGTGATAAATTCAAAGTGTTTGCCTCTGGAAAGTTAATTACCCCTGATAAGGTAGCGATTGCTTTAGCTATCGGTGCAGATGCTGTAAATTCAGCACGCGGATTTATGATGGCGAGCGGTTGTATTATGGCGCTTCAATGTAATTCAGGGCAGTGTCCATCTGGAGTTGCTACTACGAATCCGCACTATCAAAAAGCGTTAGATCCGTATGAGAAGAAATGGCGGGTAATGAACTATATTATTAGTATGAGATATAGTTTGTTTTCATTAGCGGCAGCAGCGGGAGTAAAGAGTCCACGTCATTTAACGAGAGAGCATATTGTATTTAAAGATGAGATGGGGAGAGTTGTGCCACTTTCGAAGTTGTTTCCG
- a CDS encoding alkene reductase — MTSSNNKAASIYEGTNINAWGSFENIEETKLFDPIQVGSWSLRNRIAMAPMTRCFADNETGVVGADVVEYYRKRAADGIGLIITEGIVISPRAKGNPGVPGIYTEEQIDSWKPVTEAVHKEGGTIIAQIWHVGRMSHHEIIGGQLPQAPSAIAAEGNVPRFRKPFDTPEAMTLEDIQEVINQYAQAAKNAIEAGFDGVEIHGAHGYLIDQFAYEFANKRTDKYGGDLRQRLTFMKEVTQAVIEAVGADKTLLRFSAFKGDNPTYMWENPELAIETFVNMFKEVGLTMIHPSTMNFTAIIADGKNFHQLVRKYWDGIIVGVGNLNPKEAEEALQEGTIDVAAFGRPLLANSDFVHRIKHSESLVEYDAKEHLATLV; from the coding sequence GTGACGAGTTCAAATAATAAAGCGGCAAGTATTTATGAGGGGACAAATATAAACGCTTGGGGGTCTTTTGAAAATATTGAAGAAACGAAGTTGTTTGATCCGATTCAAGTTGGATCTTGGTCTCTTCGTAATCGCATAGCGATGGCACCGATGACGAGATGTTTTGCAGACAATGAAACTGGAGTAGTTGGTGCTGATGTAGTCGAGTATTATAGAAAACGTGCTGCAGATGGTATTGGATTAATTATTACAGAAGGAATTGTTATTAGCCCAAGAGCAAAAGGAAATCCAGGAGTTCCAGGTATTTATACGGAAGAGCAGATTGATTCTTGGAAACCTGTTACGGAGGCAGTACATAAAGAAGGCGGAACGATTATTGCTCAAATATGGCATGTTGGGCGTATGAGTCATCACGAAATAATTGGTGGTCAATTGCCGCAAGCTCCATCAGCAATTGCTGCGGAGGGTAATGTTCCACGTTTTCGTAAACCGTTTGATACACCAGAAGCAATGACACTTGAAGATATACAAGAAGTCATCAATCAGTATGCACAAGCTGCAAAAAATGCAATAGAAGCTGGTTTCGATGGAGTAGAGATTCACGGTGCACATGGGTATTTAATTGATCAGTTTGCTTATGAATTTGCGAATAAGCGAACTGATAAATATGGCGGTGATTTAAGACAAAGACTAACATTTATGAAAGAGGTCACTCAGGCTGTAATTGAAGCAGTTGGAGCTGATAAAACCCTCCTTCGTTTCTCTGCCTTTAAAGGTGATAACCCTACTTATATGTGGGAAAATCCTGAACTTGCGATTGAGACTTTTGTAAATATGTTCAAAGAAGTTGGATTAACGATGATTCATCCTTCAACGATGAATTTTACAGCGATTATTGCTGACGGAAAGAATTTTCATCAATTAGTAAGAAAATATTGGGATGGTATTATCGTGGGAGTAGGAAATTTGAATCCGAAAGAGGCAGAAGAAGCACTGCAAGAAGGAACAATAGATGTAGCTGCATTTGGCAGACCGTTACTTGCGAATTCGGACTTTGTGCATCGTATTAAGCATAGTGAAAGTTTAGTTGAATATGACGCAAAAGAGCATCTTGCAACGTTAGTGTGA
- the hutG gene encoding formimidoylglutamase has translation MEHGHYLKKNAKFIDREVTKWSDMIKDWEEGEEIFGSALIGVPLSKPSISHSGACFAPKTIRAMLDAYSTYAITEEHDMKESVLYDCGDITMHVTDIKESHTRIAKTIGHLTKVNPKMIPIVLGGDHSISFPSISGFATSKGKVGIIQFDAHHDLRNLDDGGPSNGTPFRSLLENDVITGKQLVQIGIRNFSNARAYHEYAKEHGVAVFTMKDVRERKIKDIMAESIEILRKQGVTAIYVSLDMDVLDQAFAPGCPAIGPGGMDSTTLLDAIEFLGKEPLVQGMDIVEIDPTLDFRDMTSRVAAQVIMSFLLARETVRKQVSI, from the coding sequence GTGGAGCACGGCCACTATTTAAAGAAAAATGCAAAGTTTATTGATCGTGAAGTAACGAAATGGAGTGATATGATTAAAGATTGGGAAGAAGGAGAAGAAATCTTCGGATCGGCATTAATTGGGGTGCCGCTTTCTAAACCATCTATTAGTCATTCAGGAGCATGTTTTGCACCGAAAACGATTCGTGCAATGCTAGATGCATATAGCACATACGCAATTACAGAAGAACATGACATGAAAGAAAGTGTTTTGTATGATTGCGGTGATATTACAATGCATGTTACAGATATAAAAGAAAGTCATACACGTATTGCGAAAACAATTGGTCACTTGACGAAAGTGAATCCAAAAATGATACCAATCGTCCTTGGTGGTGATCATTCTATTAGTTTTCCAAGTATAAGCGGTTTTGCAACGAGTAAAGGAAAAGTCGGTATTATTCAATTTGATGCTCATCATGATTTACGTAATTTAGATGATGGGGGTCCATCAAATGGTACACCGTTCCGTAGTTTACTAGAGAATGATGTTATTACAGGAAAACAACTCGTTCAAATTGGAATTCGTAATTTTTCAAACGCGCGTGCGTATCATGAATATGCAAAAGAACATGGTGTGGCAGTGTTTACAATGAAAGACGTACGAGAAAGAAAAATTAAAGATATTATGGCAGAAAGTATTGAAATACTACGTAAGCAAGGTGTGACTGCCATATATGTTTCTCTTGATATGGACGTATTAGACCAAGCGTTTGCGCCAGGCTGTCCAGCGATTGGCCCTGGGGGAATGGATAGTACAACTTTACTTGATGCGATTGAATTTCTTGGAAAAGAGCCGCTCGTTCAAGGGATGGATATAGTAGAAATTGATCCAACTCTTGATTTCAGAGATATGACGAGCCGAGTAGCGGCGCAAGTTATTATGAGTTTTCTTTTAGCGAGAGAAACGGTTCGTAAGCAGGTTAGTATATAA
- the hutI gene encoding imidazolonepropionase → MLDTLLINIGQLLTMDQEDGLLRQEAMNTLPVIENGAVGIENGVITFVGTAEEAKGLQAKEVIDCGGKMVSPGLVDPHTHLVFGGSRENEIALKLQGVPYLEILEQGGGILSTVNATKQASKEELVQKAKFHLDRMLSFGVTTVEAKSGYGLDDETEWKQLEATAQLQKEHPIDLVSTFLGAHAVPKEYKGKSKEFLQWMLDLLPEMKEKQLAEFVDIFCETGVFSVEESKKFLLKAKELGFDVKIHADEIDPLGGAEAAAEIGAASADHLVGASDKGIEMLANSNTVATLLPGTTFYLNKESFARGRKMIDEGVAVALATDFNPGSCPTENIQLIMSIAMLKLKMTPEEVWNAVTVNSAYAINRGDVAGKIRVGRKADLVLWDAYNYAYVPYHYGVSHVNTVWKNGNIAYTRGEKSWSTATI, encoded by the coding sequence ATGCTAGACACTTTACTAATAAATATCGGTCAATTACTTACAATGGATCAAGAAGATGGCTTGTTAAGACAGGAAGCAATGAACACGCTTCCTGTTATTGAAAACGGTGCGGTTGGAATTGAAAATGGCGTGATTACTTTCGTTGGAACAGCGGAAGAAGCAAAAGGACTTCAGGCGAAAGAAGTTATCGATTGCGGCGGAAAAATGGTTTCTCCTGGTCTCGTTGATCCGCATACTCATCTTGTATTTGGTGGATCTCGTGAAAATGAAATTGCGCTGAAATTACAAGGAGTTCCGTATTTAGAAATTTTAGAGCAAGGTGGAGGTATTCTTTCGACTGTAAATGCAACGAAACAGGCATCGAAAGAAGAACTTGTTCAAAAAGCGAAATTCCATTTAGACCGTATGTTATCTTTCGGAGTTACAACTGTAGAAGCGAAGAGTGGTTACGGATTAGATGACGAGACGGAGTGGAAACAATTAGAGGCGACTGCACAATTACAAAAAGAGCATCCAATCGATTTAGTTTCAACATTTTTAGGTGCTCATGCAGTTCCGAAAGAGTACAAAGGGAAATCAAAAGAATTTTTACAATGGATGCTAGATTTATTACCAGAAATGAAAGAAAAGCAATTAGCTGAGTTCGTTGATATTTTCTGTGAAACAGGTGTGTTCTCTGTAGAAGAGTCAAAAAAATTTTTATTAAAAGCGAAAGAGCTTGGCTTTGATGTGAAAATTCATGCGGATGAAATCGACCCTCTTGGTGGCGCGGAAGCAGCGGCAGAAATTGGTGCAGCATCAGCGGATCATTTAGTTGGTGCTTCAGATAAAGGGATTGAAATGCTTGCGAATTCGAATACAGTAGCGACCTTATTACCAGGAACAACTTTCTATTTAAATAAAGAAAGCTTCGCACGCGGACGTAAAATGATCGATGAAGGTGTTGCGGTAGCTTTAGCTACAGACTTTAACCCAGGTAGTTGTCCGACAGAAAACATTCAGCTTATTATGAGCATTGCGATGCTAAAACTGAAAATGACACCAGAAGAAGTTTGGAATGCAGTAACGGTTAACTCAGCTTATGCAATTAATCGTGGTGATGTGGCTGGAAAAATTAGAGTTGGTCGTAAGGCAGACTTAGTTTTATGGGATGCTTATAATTATGCTTACGTACCGTACCATTACGGTGTAAGTCATGTGAATACAGTATGGAAGAATGGTAATATCGCATATACAAGAGGTGAAAAATCGTGGAGCACGGCCACTATTTAA
- the hutU gene encoding urocanate hydratase, with the protein MENVKQTIRAPRGTELQTKGWVQEAALRMLMNNLDPEVAEKPEELVVYGGIGRAARNWESYHAIIDSLKTLESDETLLVQSGKPVAIFKSHEDAPRVLLANSNLVPKWANWDHFRELEKKGLMMYGQMTAGSWIYIGTQGILQGTYETFGEAARQHFDGSLKGTLTLTAGLGGMGGAQPLAVTMNGGVVIAIDVDKRSIDRRIEKRYCDMYTESLEEALTVANEYKEKKEPISIGLLGNAAEILPELVKRNITPDLVTDQTSAHDPLNGYIPVGYTLEEATKLREEDPERYVQLSKESMKKHVEAMLAMQEKGAITFDYGNNIRQVAFDEGLKNAFDFPGFVPAFIRPLFCEGKGPFRWVALSGDPEDIYKTDEVILREFADNEHLCNWIRMARQQVEFQGLPSRICWLGYGERAKFGRIINEMVANGELSAPIVIGRDHLDCGSVASPNRETEAMKDGSDAVADWPILNALINSVNGASWVSVHHGGGVGMGYSLHAGMVIVADGTEAAAKRIERVLTSDPGMGVVRHVDAGYDLAAQTAKEKGVNIPMMK; encoded by the coding sequence ATGGAAAACGTAAAACAAACAATTCGTGCGCCAAGAGGTACTGAATTACAAACGAAAGGGTGGGTTCAAGAAGCAGCACTTCGTATGTTAATGAATAACTTAGATCCGGAAGTAGCGGAAAAACCAGAAGAATTAGTTGTATACGGCGGAATCGGTCGTGCAGCTCGTAACTGGGAAAGCTACCATGCAATTATAGATTCATTAAAAACGTTAGAAAGCGATGAAACATTACTTGTTCAATCAGGAAAACCGGTAGCGATTTTTAAATCTCATGAAGATGCGCCGCGCGTTCTTTTAGCAAACTCAAACTTAGTACCAAAGTGGGCGAACTGGGATCACTTCCGTGAGCTAGAGAAAAAAGGCCTAATGATGTACGGACAAATGACAGCGGGTAGCTGGATTTATATTGGAACACAAGGGATTTTACAAGGAACATATGAAACATTTGGTGAAGCGGCACGTCAACATTTCGATGGTTCATTAAAAGGTACATTAACACTTACTGCTGGTTTAGGTGGTATGGGTGGTGCACAACCTCTAGCTGTAACGATGAACGGCGGTGTTGTTATCGCTATTGATGTTGATAAGCGTAGCATCGATCGTCGTATTGAAAAGAGATATTGTGATATGTATACAGAATCGTTAGAAGAAGCATTAACTGTTGCGAACGAGTATAAAGAGAAGAAAGAACCAATTTCAATTGGTTTGTTAGGAAATGCGGCGGAAATTTTACCAGAGCTAGTGAAGCGTAATATTACGCCAGATTTAGTTACGGATCAAACATCTGCTCATGATCCGTTAAATGGGTATATTCCAGTAGGTTACACATTAGAAGAAGCTACGAAACTTCGTGAAGAAGATCCAGAACGTTACGTACAATTATCGAAAGAAAGTATGAAAAAACATGTGGAAGCAATGCTTGCCATGCAAGAAAAAGGTGCGATTACATTTGATTATGGAAATAATATTCGCCAAGTTGCTTTCGATGAAGGATTAAAAAATGCTTTCGATTTCCCAGGATTCGTTCCAGCATTTATCCGGCCGTTATTCTGTGAAGGAAAAGGACCATTCCGCTGGGTAGCTCTTTCTGGTGACCCAGAAGATATTTATAAAACAGACGAAGTTATTTTACGCGAGTTCGCGGATAATGAGCATTTATGTAATTGGATTCGTATGGCTCGTCAGCAAGTTGAGTTCCAAGGTCTGCCATCACGTATTTGTTGGCTTGGTTACGGAGAGCGTGCGAAGTTTGGCCGCATCATTAATGAAATGGTTGCAAATGGTGAATTATCAGCACCGATCGTTATCGGTCGTGACCATTTAGATTGCGGATCTGTAGCATCTCCAAACCGTGAAACAGAAGCGATGAAAGACGGTAGTGATGCAGTAGCAGATTGGCCAATTTTAAACGCATTAATTAACAGTGTAAACGGTGCGAGTTGGGTATCTGTTCACCACGGTGGTGGCGTTGGTATGGGTTATTCACTTCACGCTGGAATGGTTATCGTTGCAGATGGAACAGAAGCAGCAGCAAAACGTATCGAGCGCGTACTAACTTCGGATCCTGGTATGGGTGTTGTTCGTCACGTTGATGCAGGATATGACTTAGCGGCCCAAACTGCAAAAGAAAAAGGTGTTAACATTCCAATGATGAAATAA
- the hutH gene encoding histidine ammonia-lyase, giving the protein MITLTGHTLTVEEMKRLLLEGEGVTACPNSMQKVAECREVVEKIVEDGKVVYGITTGFGKFSDVLIQKDDVKALQHNLIQSHACGIGDPFPEEVSRGMLILRANTMLKGVSGVRPLVVNMLLEFVNRKIHPVVPQQGSLGASGDLAPLSHLALVLLGEGEVFYKGKRVHAMVALTEEGLEPIELEAKEGLALINGTQAMTAQGVLSYIEAEATAYQSELIASMTIEGLQGIIDAFDENVHKARGYKEQVEVASRIRDILHDSKLVTKQGELRVQDAYSLRCIPQVHGASWQVLNYVKEKLEIEMNAATDNPLIFDGGEKVISGGNFHGQPIAFAMDFLKVGMAELANISERRIERLVNPQLNDLPPFLSPEPGLQSGAMIMQYAAASLVSENKTLAHPASVDSIPSSANQEDHVSMGTIASRHAHQIIQNVRRVLAIEMICAMQAAEYRGIEEMSTVTKAFYHQGRQQVPSITNDRIFSTDIENIAHWLKTNYSIKERMDVNAAL; this is encoded by the coding sequence ATGATTACGTTAACAGGACACACATTGACAGTTGAAGAAATGAAGAGGTTGTTACTTGAAGGTGAAGGTGTAACAGCTTGCCCAAATAGTATGCAAAAGGTAGCGGAGTGCCGCGAAGTAGTTGAGAAAATTGTAGAAGATGGAAAAGTCGTTTACGGTATTACAACTGGATTTGGAAAGTTTAGTGATGTGCTTATTCAAAAAGATGATGTAAAGGCACTTCAGCACAATTTAATTCAATCACATGCGTGCGGGATAGGTGATCCATTCCCAGAAGAAGTATCACGCGGTATGTTAATTTTACGAGCTAATACGATGTTAAAAGGAGTATCTGGCGTTAGACCACTTGTTGTAAATATGCTTCTTGAGTTTGTAAATCGCAAAATTCATCCAGTCGTTCCGCAACAAGGGTCACTAGGAGCGAGCGGTGATTTAGCACCTTTATCTCATCTTGCTCTCGTTTTATTAGGTGAAGGTGAAGTGTTCTACAAGGGAAAACGAGTTCATGCGATGGTTGCTCTTACAGAAGAGGGGCTTGAACCTATTGAATTAGAAGCGAAAGAAGGTCTTGCGTTAATCAATGGTACGCAAGCGATGACAGCGCAAGGAGTTCTTTCTTATATAGAAGCAGAAGCTACGGCTTATCAATCTGAATTAATTGCTTCGATGACAATTGAGGGATTGCAGGGCATTATTGATGCATTTGATGAAAATGTTCATAAAGCACGCGGTTATAAAGAGCAAGTAGAGGTAGCAAGCAGAATTCGTGACATCCTTCATGATAGTAAACTTGTGACAAAACAAGGAGAACTTCGTGTGCAAGATGCATATTCACTTCGTTGTATCCCGCAAGTGCACGGTGCTTCTTGGCAAGTTTTAAATTACGTGAAAGAAAAATTAGAAATCGAAATGAATGCAGCAACAGATAATCCGCTTATTTTTGATGGTGGGGAAAAAGTAATTTCAGGTGGTAATTTCCACGGACAACCGATTGCATTTGCAATGGACTTCTTAAAAGTAGGAATGGCGGAACTTGCAAATATTTCAGAGCGTCGTATTGAGCGTCTTGTGAATCCGCAATTAAATGACTTACCACCATTTTTAAGTCCAGAGCCAGGACTTCAGTCTGGTGCAATGATTATGCAATATGCAGCAGCTTCACTCGTTTCAGAAAATAAAACGTTAGCTCATCCTGCAAGTGTGGATTCAATTCCATCGTCAGCTAACCAAGAAGATCACGTAAGTATGGGAACAATCGCCTCACGTCATGCGCATCAAATTATTCAAAATGTAAGACGTGTTCTTGCGATTGAAATGATCTGTGCGATGCAAGCTGCGGAATATCGCGGTATTGAAGAGATGAGTACAGTAACGAAAGCTTTCTACCATCAAGGTCGTCAGCAAGTTCCTTCTATTACAAATGACCGTATATTCTCAACTGATATTGAAAATATTGCGCATTGGTTAAAAACGAATTACTCAATAAAAGAAAGAATGGATGTAAACGCGGCACTATAA
- the hutP gene encoding hut operon transcriptional regulator HutP, which yields MLLQGTHRIGRMAMLLALADENESPVLSIPKGWKYCTGKVGSMNSQKVVAAMETAAKSNQVIETDVYRETHALYHAIMEALYGVTRGQIQLADVLRTVGLRFAIVRGTPYDGKKEGEWVAVALYGTIGAPVKGSEHEAIGLGINHI from the coding sequence ATGCTTCTTCAAGGAACACATCGAATTGGTCGTATGGCCATGCTGTTGGCACTTGCGGATGAGAATGAAAGCCCTGTATTATCTATTCCAAAAGGTTGGAAATATTGTACGGGGAAAGTGGGTTCTATGAATTCGCAAAAGGTTGTAGCAGCAATGGAAACAGCGGCTAAGAGCAACCAAGTTATTGAAACAGACGTTTACAGAGAAACACATGCACTTTATCATGCAATAATGGAAGCTTTGTACGGAGTGACGAGAGGTCAAATTCAGTTAGCAGACGTTCTTCGTACAGTAGGACTTCGCTTTGCAATAGTGCGCGGTACACCATACGATGGAAAAAAAGAAGGCGAATGGGTTGCTGTTGCGCTTTATGGAACGATTGGTGCGCCTGTAAAAGGATCTGAGCATGAGGCGATTGGTTTAGGAATTAATCACATATGA
- a CDS encoding class I SAM-dependent methyltransferase: protein MAKRKDIHFRMEEKLLERFEAALHYESLNKTDVLTHAIQQFCTKVECEKMNDVKRQYNVSNHLQTRINTHKNYEEKHVNLDEVVMEHLQLQGEEKILEVGCANGKFLTLLQTNGHKGHLTGFDQSTTMLFEAAKQGGNIEWKLGDASKLPFPSYSYDWVIARHMLYHMNDVEKTIRGFHKVIRPDGGLLATTNSRVSLPHIDEMCNKMLVAFGLPEKSQTAAPFCLENGRELLQSSFPFVEETVIQNSLIFNSVTPIANYIASMFPSLNIPDNMHLHVEMQEWLKIEIENELALRDGIWSDPKILAIYRCKKGKS from the coding sequence TTGGCAAAACGAAAAGATATTCATTTTCGAATGGAAGAAAAATTACTAGAAAGATTTGAAGCAGCACTTCATTACGAAAGTTTAAATAAAACAGACGTTTTAACACATGCAATTCAACAATTTTGCACGAAGGTGGAATGTGAAAAAATGAATGATGTGAAACGACAATACAACGTCAGCAACCATTTGCAAACACGCATTAATACTCATAAAAACTATGAAGAAAAACATGTGAATTTAGATGAAGTTGTCATGGAACATTTACAACTTCAAGGAGAAGAAAAAATATTAGAGGTCGGATGCGCAAACGGTAAATTCCTTACACTTTTACAAACCAACGGCCATAAAGGACATCTCACCGGATTTGATCAATCTACGACTATGCTTTTTGAAGCTGCAAAACAAGGTGGAAATATTGAATGGAAACTCGGAGACGCTAGTAAACTTCCGTTCCCATCATATTCTTACGATTGGGTTATTGCAAGACATATGTTATATCATATGAATGATGTTGAAAAAACCATTCGAGGTTTTCATAAAGTAATTCGTCCAGACGGTGGGCTTTTAGCTACAACAAATTCTAGAGTTTCATTACCTCATATAGATGAAATGTGTAATAAAATGTTAGTCGCCTTTGGCCTACCAGAAAAATCACAAACTGCTGCACCATTTTGCTTAGAGAACGGTAGAGAGTTACTACAATCTAGCTTTCCGTTCGTAGAAGAAACCGTTATTCAAAATTCACTTATTTTCAATAGCGTCACACCCATTGCAAACTATATTGCTAGCATGTTTCCATCGTTGAATATACCTGATAATATGCATCTTCACGTCGAAATGCAGGAATGGCTAAAAATAGAAATAGAAAATGAATTAGCTCTTCGTGACGGTATATGGAGTGATCCGAAAATATTAGCGATTTATCGATGTAAAAAGGGAAAAAGCTAG
- a CDS encoding AAA family ATPase has product MTYVISLQGPMASGKTTLAKRLEQKGFSVVYENPYPIIERRKKLGLDIYKKEGFITNQKMFIEAKIKEFQNAKESFVIFDRGPEDIEFYTIFYPKLIGEEWDMEIELQDELYKLRECRSNAIFYLDVSKENLCERKNNDKTRNRSTFEGQFKLGEIEKEGYKQFPVTYVNANKLAVGEIEEYFMKCLKEKRI; this is encoded by the coding sequence ATGACATATGTAATTTCACTTCAAGGACCGATGGCAAGTGGAAAAACAACGTTAGCAAAAAGATTAGAACAAAAAGGATTTTCGGTTGTATATGAAAATCCTTATCCAATTATAGAAAGAAGAAAAAAACTTGGTTTGGATATATACAAAAAAGAGGGGTTTATTACAAATCAAAAAATGTTTATCGAAGCAAAAATAAAAGAATTTCAAAATGCAAAGGAATCGTTCGTAATTTTCGATCGAGGTCCAGAAGATATTGAATTTTATACAATTTTTTATCCGAAACTTATTGGGGAAGAGTGGGATATGGAAATAGAATTACAAGATGAATTATATAAATTAAGAGAATGCCGTTCTAATGCGATTTTTTATCTAGACGTTTCAAAAGAGAATTTGTGTGAGAGAAAAAATAATGATAAAACAAGAAATCGCAGTACATTTGAGGGGCAATTCAAATTGGGAGAAATTGAAAAGGAAGGGTATAAACAATTTCCGGTGACATATGTGAATGCTAATAAATTGGCAGTAGGTGAGATAGAGGAATATTTTATGAAATGCTTAAAGGAGAAAAGAATATGA
- a CDS encoding DUF2621 domain-containing protein, translated as MLEGWFSWFIVIWTVILLSLMSIGGYFMFRKFFKRLPKEDGMSILDWEQHYIDQTRHLWDNEQKQLLEELVSPVPELFRDVARSKIAGKIGELALKEKAPKITQDLIIKGYIVATPKRDHKFLVKKLQEKQIDYSNYKSLLAK; from the coding sequence TTGCTAGAAGGATGGTTTAGTTGGTTTATTGTAATTTGGACTGTTATTTTACTAAGCCTTATGTCGATTGGTGGATACTTCATGTTCAGAAAATTTTTTAAACGTTTACCGAAAGAAGATGGCATGTCCATTTTAGATTGGGAGCAGCACTACATTGATCAAACACGACACTTATGGGATAACGAGCAAAAACAATTATTAGAAGAACTCGTAAGCCCTGTTCCTGAATTATTTCGCGATGTGGCCAGATCAAAAATTGCTGGTAAAATCGGTGAACTTGCATTAAAAGAAAAAGCACCAAAAATTACGCAAGATTTAATTATTAAAGGATATATAGTCGCAACACCAAAGCGTGATCATAAATTTTTAGTCAAGAAACTGCAAGAAAAACAAATTGATTATTCTAACTATAAATCTTTACTTGCAAAGTAA